A region of the Bacteroidia bacterium genome:
TTCGGATAAACAGCTTCTATTCTGGTATTTTCACGGTTTTGCAAGCCGGTAGCGTATGTTTTGTCATAATAACGTAAGGCGATTTGGCAGGCTTGGGCTAAATCTTGGCTTTGAATAGCGTTAATAGCTTGTTGGATTGCTTGTGGTCCTAATTTTTTCTGAATTTTTTGAAATGCAGTTTGTAAACTTTCCGAAGATATTTTTCCATAACATTCAACCAAATAGCGTGTTCTCTCTTCTAAGCTGCTGTTTATCTGAACGATAGGGGCTTTTCGCATAGAATTCCAAACTCCTTCCGGTATGGTTAATTTACCGATTGTTCGGCTTTCATCTTCTATCCAAAAATATTTTTTGGGGTCTAATAATCTAATAGAATGAGCAAGCAGGTTTTCAAAATGCTCTTGGCTTGGCTGCAGGATATTTTCTAAATTTCCAAAAGCAGAGCCTTTATGGTTAGCTAACTTTTCTAAGTCTATTACCGGTTCTTGGGCATCTGCAAGTTTGCTCAGCAACATAGTTTTTCCCGTTCCGGTAAAGCCACTCAATACCACAAGAGCAAAATCTGCATCCAAGCTGGTTAAAACCCAATTTCTAAATGATTTGTAACCTCCTCGCAGCAGATAGGTATCAATTCCATATTGGCTTGCTAACCAAGCTACTGATTTGCTGCGCATTCCGCCTCTCCAGCAGTATAAAAATAGTTTTCCGGAAGAATTTGCCGCACGTAATTGCCGAGCTAAATCCGCTAATCTACTTCCTAATAAGTTAAACCCTGCATCAATGGCATTATTTTTTCCTGATTTATGGTAAATAGTTCCCAAATAAGCTCGTTCGGTATTTGAAAATAGCGGTATATTTATAGCATCAGGAATATGCCCAGCCAGAAACTCGTCCGGTGAACGAACGTCTATAATGCAATAATTCCGGGCATTGGATAAAAATGTTTGAATGTCTAAATAAGTATCTACATTCATCCGACCCATTTAGTAATAACTTCTTTTCCCAGCCATAACGCTAATAACCAGACAATTCCCTTTATTAAAAAAAAGAGAAAAGCACCAACCCCCATTCGTTTTAGCCAATATAACCACTTAGGACTGTTCATTATATTGCTGGATTATGGTACGCATCTCAAGCGCTTTTTCTTCAGGAGAGGTTGGATTTCCGTGTACCCAAGCTCCTGTTTCTGAAGAAGCATTAAATTTTTGAGTGTTTGCAGTACGTAATGGAGGGTAAAACTCAACATGAAACCGGTAATAAGAATAATCTTTACCGGTATTTATCGGGGCAGCATGAAAAACCATCATATAAGGAAATAAAGATTGATAAATTTGGTCATACATCCAAACAATTTGCTGTAGTAGCTTTCCAAAAGCTAACAAATCATTTGTTGTAAAGTTCGATAAAGTTAAGAACTTTTTTTTCGGAATTACAGTAAGTTGGTAAGGATATTCTGCCCAAAAGGGAACAAAAACGCCCCAAGAATCTGTTTCAAAAACCATTCTTGACTGAACAGCCTTTTCTGCCAAGAGCCAATCATCGTGAAAATTACGATGATTGGCAAGATTATAGTTAGAGCAAAAATCTAATTCTTCTTGCATCTTTCTGGGAATGAATGGGTAAGCATACAGTTGTCCATGTGGGTGAGGCATGGTTACGCCTACTGCTTCCCCACGATTTTCAAAGATATAAATATAGTTAAAATCAGGATTTCTGCTTAGTTCATCAACGCGGTTTTGCCAAAGTTGTACTAACCGCAGCAGATGTTTTTCCGATAAGTCATACAAGCGGCCAAAATGATCCGGAGAATACAAGATAACCTCGCACTGCCCAATAGAAGGTTTCTTTTGAA
Encoded here:
- the mnmH gene encoding tRNA 2-selenouridine(34) synthase MnmH: MGRMNVDTYLDIQTFLSNARNYCIIDVRSPDEFLAGHIPDAINIPLFSNTERAYLGTIYHKSGKNNAIDAGFNLLGSRLADLARQLRAANSSGKLFLYCWRGGMRSKSVAWLASQYGIDTYLLRGGYKSFRNWVLTSLDADFALVVLSGFTGTGKTMLLSKLADAQEPVIDLEKLANHKGSAFGNLENILQPSQEHFENLLAHSIRLLDPKKYFWIEDESRTIGKLTIPEGVWNSMRKAPIVQINSSLEERTRYLVECYGKISSESLQTAFQKIQKKLGPQAIQQAINAIQSQDLAQACQIALRYYDKTYATGLQNRENTRIEAVYPKNQPTEILLQELIKAKDVLIESTRLPF
- the galT gene encoding galactose-1-phosphate uridylyltransferase; translation: MQELRWNPVHKWWVMLATNRQHRPLMPQGWCPFCPKSTKVPDDYQVYVYPNDFPILLTKPSTPNPEISLNPENQDLVDRIFQKKPSIGQCEVILYSPDHFGRLYDLSEKHLLRLVQLWQNRVDELSRNPDFNYIYIFENRGEAVGVTMPHPHGQLYAYPFIPRKMQEELDFCSNYNLANHRNFHDDWLLAEKAVQSRMVFETDSWGVFVPFWAEYPYQLTVIPKKKFLTLSNFTTNDLLAFGKLLQQIVWMYDQIYQSLFPYMMVFHAAPINTGKDYSYYRFHVEFYPPLRTANTQKFNASSETGAWVHGNPTSPEEKALEMRTIIQQYNEQS